The Alosa sapidissima isolate fAloSap1 chromosome 8, fAloSap1.pri, whole genome shotgun sequence genome contains a region encoding:
- the LOC121715777 gene encoding solute carrier family 12 member 2-like isoform X2: MDTGQGQSRFQVDVVAEAAAASKAAGVAASSGTKPAGAEEAKGRFRVVGFLDPSGSTNPPEATDFAQNGDTVKSEGSLYSSGQTHFSDTHSSTYYMRTFGHNTIDAVPNIDFYRQTEATLGEKLIRPSLSELHDELDKEPFEDIFASGEEFTAMEGVPAKEKPESKGTAVKFGWIKGVLIRCMLNIWGVMLFIRMSWIVGQAGIALSCAIILMAVVVTTITGLSTSAIATNGFVKGGGAYYLISRSLGPEFGGSIGLIFAFANAVAVAMYVVGFAETVVELLDSVDALMTDELNDIRIVGTLTVILLLGISVAGMEWEAKAQIVLMVILVLAIANYFIGTFIPYESKEPMGIFGYNAAIMMENMGPDFRDEETFFSVFAIFFPAATGILAGANISGDLSDPQVSIPKGTLLAILITGVVYLAVAVSAGSCIVRDATGDHNDTIPMPNVNCTDAACTLGYDFSICKEGGCKFGLQNDFQVMSTVSAFGPLITAGIFSATLSSALASLVSAPKVFQALCKDNIYPGLGVFAKGYGKNNEPLRGYLLTFFIGLAFILIAELNIIAPIISNFFLASYALINFSVFHASLANSPGWRPSFKYFNKWVSLAGAILCCVVMFVINWWAALVTNVIVMALYIYVSYKKPDVNWGSSTQALMYNQALSHCLHLTGVEDHIKNFRPQCLVMTGYPNSRPALLNLVHSFTKNVGLMVCGHVRTGTRRPVYKEILGDQLRYQRWLLKNHTKAFYSPVFAKDLRDGAHYLLQATGLGRLKTNTLVLGYKNNWREGEMKDVEIYINTIHDAFDLQYGVVLFRLKEGLDISHIHGQDELMSCQEKAPGMKEFVVSISQSRDSDSDVSKPSSKGTSTQSSPLIHRDTKHPSVPLSVADQTLLEASQQFRKKQGKGTIDVWWLFDDGGLTLLIPYLLTNKKKWNDCKIRVFIGGKINRIDHDRRAMAALLSKFRIDFSDITVIGDINTKPKKSNKVAFEQMMEPYRLREDDMEQEAAERLKAQEPWRITDNELELYRAKTNRQIRLNELLKEHSSTANLIVMSMPLARKGTVSSALYMCWLDTLSKDLPPILLVRGNHQSVLTFYS, from the exons ATGGATACCGGACAAGGTCAGAGTCGGTTCCAGGTGGACGTAGTGGCTGAGGCAGCAGCCGCCTCCAAAGCTGCCGGAGTAGCCGCTTCCAGTGGAACTAAGCCGGCGGGAGCCGAGGAAGCAAAGGGCAGGTTTCGGGTGGTTGGTTTTCTTGATCCAAGTGGATCCACGAATCCCCCCGAAGCCACTGACTTTGCCCAAAATGGGGACACCGTCAAGAGCGAGGGCAGTCTGTATTCCTCGGGCCAAACGCACTTTTCCGACACCCATTCCAGCACTTACTACATGCGGACATTTGGCCACAACACCATTGACGCTGTCCCCAACATCGACTTCTACCGGCAGACAGAAGCAACTCTTGGAGAAAAGTTAATCCGACCGTCGCTCTCAGAGCTACACGATGAGCTTGATAAG GAACCCTTTGAGGATATTTTTGCCAGTGGAGAGGAGTTCACTGCCATGGAGGGGGTGCCAGCAAAGGAGAAGCCGGAGTCCAAGGGAACAGCTGTCAAGTTTGGCTGGATTAAAGGAGTCCTG ATCCGATGCATGCTGAACATTTGGGGAGTCATGCTCTTCATTCGCATGTCATGGATAGTGGGCCAGGCAGGAATTG CTCTCTCGTGTGCAATTATTCTGATGGCTGTAGTGGTAACCACCATCACTGGCCTTTCTACCTCTGCCATAGCAACCAATGGCTTTGTGAAAGGAG GTGGAGCATACTACTTGATATCCCGAAGCTTGGGCCCTGAGTTTGGTGGATCTATTGGGCTTATCTTCGCCTTTGCTAATGCCGTTGCAGTGGCAATGTATGTTGTAGGCTTTGCTGAAACGGTTGTAGAGCTTCTGGAT AGTGTGGATGCCCTGATGACTGATGAACTGAATGACATCCGCATTGTCGGCACCCTCACCGTCATTCTTCTCCTCGGCATTTCGGTGGCTGGAATGGAGTGGGAGGCCAAG GCTCAAATTGTCCTCATGGTGATTCTGGTGTTGGCCATTGCCAACTACTTCATCGGAACATTTATTCCTTATGAATCAAAGGAGCCCATGGGAATCTTTGGTTATAATG CCGCCATTATGATGGAAAACATGGGCCCAGACTTCAGAGATGAAGAGACCTTCTTCTCTGTGTTCGCCATTTTCTTTCCTGCTGCCACTGGCATCCTTGCAGGAGCAAACATATCTGGAGACCTTTCA GATCCACAGGTATCCATTCCAAAGGGAACCCTTTTGGCCATCCTGATAACTGGAGTGGTTTATCTTGCTGTAGCCGTTTCAGCAG GATCCTGTATAGTCAGAGATGCCACAGGGGACCATAATGACACCATCCCAATGCCTAACGTTAACTGCACCGACGCTGCCTGCACACTTGGCTATGACTTCTCCATCTGTAAGGAAGGAGGCTGTAAGTTTGGCCTTCAAAATGACTTTCAG GTGATGAGCACGGTGTCTGCCTTCGGCCCTCTGATCACTGCTGGAATCTTCTCGGCCACTCTGTCCTCAGCTCTGGCCTCTCTCGTCAGTGCTCCCAAAGTCTTCCAG GCATTATGTAAGGATAATATTTACCCAGGCCTCGGGGTGTTCGCAAAGGGTTATGGGAAAAACAATGAGCCTCTGAGAGGATACCTGCTGACTTTCTTTATCGGGCTGGCCTTCATTCTGATTG CTGAGCTGAACATCATCGCTCCCATCATTTCCAACTTCTTCCTGGCCTCTTATGCCCTCATCAACTTCTCCGTCTTCCACGCCTCCTTGGCCAACTCCCCAG GTTGGCGTCCCAGTTTTAAATACTTCAATAAGTGGGTGTCCCTGGCTGGAGCAATCCTGTGCTGTGTGGTCATGTTTGTCATCAACTGGTGGGCCGCCCTTGTAACCAATGTCATCGTCATGGCTCTCTACATTTATGTCAGCTACAAGAAACCAG ATGTGAACTGGGGCTCATCCACACAAGCACTGATGTATAACCAGGCTCTGTCCCACTGTTTGCACCTCACTGGAGTGGAGGACCACATCAAAAACTTCCG ACCACAGTGCCTTGTGATGACGGGCTATCCCAACTCCCGTCCAGCACTACTCAACCTGGTACATTCTTTCACCAAAAATGTGGGGCTCATGGTCTGTGGACATGTCCGTACG GGAACACGGAGGCCAGTCTACAAGGAGATACTAGGTGACCAGCTTCGGTATCAGCGCTGGCTTTTGAAGAACCATACCAAAGCCTTTTACTCACCTGTCTTTGCTAAAGACCTGCGGGATGGAGCACATTACCTTCTGCAG GCCACAGGGTTGGGTCGTCTGAAGACCAACACATTGGTGTTAGGGTATAAGAATAACTGGAGGGAAGGAGAAATGAAAGACGTGGAGATTTACATCAATACAATTCA tGATGCTTTTGACCTGCAGTATGGAGTGGTGCTCTTCAGGCTGAAAGAGGGCCTGGATATCTCACACATCCATGGACAAG ATGAGCTGATGTCATGCCAAGAGAAGGCCCCTGGGATGAAAGAGTTTGTGGTGTCCATCAGCCAGAGCAGAGACTCGGACAGTGACGTCTCCAAACCCTCATCGAAAGGCACCAGCACACAGAGCAGCCCCCTCATACATAGAG ATACTAAGCACCCCAGTGTGCCACTGAGTGTGGCTGATCAGACACTTCTGGAGGCCAGTCAACAGTTCCGGAAGAAACAGGGCAAGGGTACCATTGACGTGTGGTGGCTatttgatgatggag GACTCACTCTACTGATTCCATATTTACTCACCAACAAGAAGAAATGGAATGACTGCAAAATTCGTGTCTTCATTGGTGGTAAAATCAATAGGATTGACCATGACCGCAGAGC GATGGCAGCTCTCCTCAGCAAATTCAGAATTGATTTCTCCGATATCACTGTCATTGGAGATATCAACACCAAGCCAAAGAAATCAAA TAAGGTGGCCTTTGAGCAGATGATGGAGCCGTACCGTCTGCGGGAGGATGACATGGAGCAGGAGGCTGCGGAGAGGCTGAAGGCCCAAGAGCCCTGGAGGATCACGGATAATGAGCTGGAGCTCTACAGGGCAAAG ACGAATCGTCAAATTAGACTGAATGAGTTGTTGAAAGAGCACTCCAGCACAGCAAACCTCATTGTGAT gAGCATGCCCCTGGCCAGGAAAGGGACGGTGTCCAGTGCCCTCTACATGTGCTGGCTGGACACATTGTCCAAAGACCTGCCTCCCATCCTCCTGGTGCGTGGCAACCACCAGAGTGTCCTCACCTTCTACTCCTAG
- the LOC121715777 gene encoding solute carrier family 12 member 2-like isoform X1, with the protein MSEPPSSPSTGHKPVLKSMDTGQGQSRFQVDVVAEAAAASKAAGVAASSGTKPAGAEEAKGRFRVVGFLDPSGSTNPPEATDFAQNGDTVKSEGSLYSSGQTHFSDTHSSTYYMRTFGHNTIDAVPNIDFYRQTEATLGEKLIRPSLSELHDELDKEPFEDIFASGEEFTAMEGVPAKEKPESKGTAVKFGWIKGVLIRCMLNIWGVMLFIRMSWIVGQAGIALSCAIILMAVVVTTITGLSTSAIATNGFVKGGGAYYLISRSLGPEFGGSIGLIFAFANAVAVAMYVVGFAETVVELLDSVDALMTDELNDIRIVGTLTVILLLGISVAGMEWEAKAQIVLMVILVLAIANYFIGTFIPYESKEPMGIFGYNAAIMMENMGPDFRDEETFFSVFAIFFPAATGILAGANISGDLSDPQVSIPKGTLLAILITGVVYLAVAVSAGSCIVRDATGDHNDTIPMPNVNCTDAACTLGYDFSICKEGGCKFGLQNDFQVMSTVSAFGPLITAGIFSATLSSALASLVSAPKVFQALCKDNIYPGLGVFAKGYGKNNEPLRGYLLTFFIGLAFILIAELNIIAPIISNFFLASYALINFSVFHASLANSPGWRPSFKYFNKWVSLAGAILCCVVMFVINWWAALVTNVIVMALYIYVSYKKPDVNWGSSTQALMYNQALSHCLHLTGVEDHIKNFRPQCLVMTGYPNSRPALLNLVHSFTKNVGLMVCGHVRTGTRRPVYKEILGDQLRYQRWLLKNHTKAFYSPVFAKDLRDGAHYLLQATGLGRLKTNTLVLGYKNNWREGEMKDVEIYINTIHDAFDLQYGVVLFRLKEGLDISHIHGQDELMSCQEKAPGMKEFVVSISQSRDSDSDVSKPSSKGTSTQSSPLIHRDTKHPSVPLSVADQTLLEASQQFRKKQGKGTIDVWWLFDDGGLTLLIPYLLTNKKKWNDCKIRVFIGGKINRIDHDRRAMAALLSKFRIDFSDITVIGDINTKPKKSNKVAFEQMMEPYRLREDDMEQEAAERLKAQEPWRITDNELELYRAKTNRQIRLNELLKEHSSTANLIVMSMPLARKGTVSSALYMCWLDTLSKDLPPILLVRGNHQSVLTFYS; encoded by the exons ATGTCTGAACCACCTTCATCACCGTCCACAGGGCACAAACCTGTACTGAAGTCAATGGATACCGGACAAGGTCAGAGTCGGTTCCAGGTGGACGTAGTGGCTGAGGCAGCAGCCGCCTCCAAAGCTGCCGGAGTAGCCGCTTCCAGTGGAACTAAGCCGGCGGGAGCCGAGGAAGCAAAGGGCAGGTTTCGGGTGGTTGGTTTTCTTGATCCAAGTGGATCCACGAATCCCCCCGAAGCCACTGACTTTGCCCAAAATGGGGACACCGTCAAGAGCGAGGGCAGTCTGTATTCCTCGGGCCAAACGCACTTTTCCGACACCCATTCCAGCACTTACTACATGCGGACATTTGGCCACAACACCATTGACGCTGTCCCCAACATCGACTTCTACCGGCAGACAGAAGCAACTCTTGGAGAAAAGTTAATCCGACCGTCGCTCTCAGAGCTACACGATGAGCTTGATAAG GAACCCTTTGAGGATATTTTTGCCAGTGGAGAGGAGTTCACTGCCATGGAGGGGGTGCCAGCAAAGGAGAAGCCGGAGTCCAAGGGAACAGCTGTCAAGTTTGGCTGGATTAAAGGAGTCCTG ATCCGATGCATGCTGAACATTTGGGGAGTCATGCTCTTCATTCGCATGTCATGGATAGTGGGCCAGGCAGGAATTG CTCTCTCGTGTGCAATTATTCTGATGGCTGTAGTGGTAACCACCATCACTGGCCTTTCTACCTCTGCCATAGCAACCAATGGCTTTGTGAAAGGAG GTGGAGCATACTACTTGATATCCCGAAGCTTGGGCCCTGAGTTTGGTGGATCTATTGGGCTTATCTTCGCCTTTGCTAATGCCGTTGCAGTGGCAATGTATGTTGTAGGCTTTGCTGAAACGGTTGTAGAGCTTCTGGAT AGTGTGGATGCCCTGATGACTGATGAACTGAATGACATCCGCATTGTCGGCACCCTCACCGTCATTCTTCTCCTCGGCATTTCGGTGGCTGGAATGGAGTGGGAGGCCAAG GCTCAAATTGTCCTCATGGTGATTCTGGTGTTGGCCATTGCCAACTACTTCATCGGAACATTTATTCCTTATGAATCAAAGGAGCCCATGGGAATCTTTGGTTATAATG CCGCCATTATGATGGAAAACATGGGCCCAGACTTCAGAGATGAAGAGACCTTCTTCTCTGTGTTCGCCATTTTCTTTCCTGCTGCCACTGGCATCCTTGCAGGAGCAAACATATCTGGAGACCTTTCA GATCCACAGGTATCCATTCCAAAGGGAACCCTTTTGGCCATCCTGATAACTGGAGTGGTTTATCTTGCTGTAGCCGTTTCAGCAG GATCCTGTATAGTCAGAGATGCCACAGGGGACCATAATGACACCATCCCAATGCCTAACGTTAACTGCACCGACGCTGCCTGCACACTTGGCTATGACTTCTCCATCTGTAAGGAAGGAGGCTGTAAGTTTGGCCTTCAAAATGACTTTCAG GTGATGAGCACGGTGTCTGCCTTCGGCCCTCTGATCACTGCTGGAATCTTCTCGGCCACTCTGTCCTCAGCTCTGGCCTCTCTCGTCAGTGCTCCCAAAGTCTTCCAG GCATTATGTAAGGATAATATTTACCCAGGCCTCGGGGTGTTCGCAAAGGGTTATGGGAAAAACAATGAGCCTCTGAGAGGATACCTGCTGACTTTCTTTATCGGGCTGGCCTTCATTCTGATTG CTGAGCTGAACATCATCGCTCCCATCATTTCCAACTTCTTCCTGGCCTCTTATGCCCTCATCAACTTCTCCGTCTTCCACGCCTCCTTGGCCAACTCCCCAG GTTGGCGTCCCAGTTTTAAATACTTCAATAAGTGGGTGTCCCTGGCTGGAGCAATCCTGTGCTGTGTGGTCATGTTTGTCATCAACTGGTGGGCCGCCCTTGTAACCAATGTCATCGTCATGGCTCTCTACATTTATGTCAGCTACAAGAAACCAG ATGTGAACTGGGGCTCATCCACACAAGCACTGATGTATAACCAGGCTCTGTCCCACTGTTTGCACCTCACTGGAGTGGAGGACCACATCAAAAACTTCCG ACCACAGTGCCTTGTGATGACGGGCTATCCCAACTCCCGTCCAGCACTACTCAACCTGGTACATTCTTTCACCAAAAATGTGGGGCTCATGGTCTGTGGACATGTCCGTACG GGAACACGGAGGCCAGTCTACAAGGAGATACTAGGTGACCAGCTTCGGTATCAGCGCTGGCTTTTGAAGAACCATACCAAAGCCTTTTACTCACCTGTCTTTGCTAAAGACCTGCGGGATGGAGCACATTACCTTCTGCAG GCCACAGGGTTGGGTCGTCTGAAGACCAACACATTGGTGTTAGGGTATAAGAATAACTGGAGGGAAGGAGAAATGAAAGACGTGGAGATTTACATCAATACAATTCA tGATGCTTTTGACCTGCAGTATGGAGTGGTGCTCTTCAGGCTGAAAGAGGGCCTGGATATCTCACACATCCATGGACAAG ATGAGCTGATGTCATGCCAAGAGAAGGCCCCTGGGATGAAAGAGTTTGTGGTGTCCATCAGCCAGAGCAGAGACTCGGACAGTGACGTCTCCAAACCCTCATCGAAAGGCACCAGCACACAGAGCAGCCCCCTCATACATAGAG ATACTAAGCACCCCAGTGTGCCACTGAGTGTGGCTGATCAGACACTTCTGGAGGCCAGTCAACAGTTCCGGAAGAAACAGGGCAAGGGTACCATTGACGTGTGGTGGCTatttgatgatggag GACTCACTCTACTGATTCCATATTTACTCACCAACAAGAAGAAATGGAATGACTGCAAAATTCGTGTCTTCATTGGTGGTAAAATCAATAGGATTGACCATGACCGCAGAGC GATGGCAGCTCTCCTCAGCAAATTCAGAATTGATTTCTCCGATATCACTGTCATTGGAGATATCAACACCAAGCCAAAGAAATCAAA TAAGGTGGCCTTTGAGCAGATGATGGAGCCGTACCGTCTGCGGGAGGATGACATGGAGCAGGAGGCTGCGGAGAGGCTGAAGGCCCAAGAGCCCTGGAGGATCACGGATAATGAGCTGGAGCTCTACAGGGCAAAG ACGAATCGTCAAATTAGACTGAATGAGTTGTTGAAAGAGCACTCCAGCACAGCAAACCTCATTGTGAT gAGCATGCCCCTGGCCAGGAAAGGGACGGTGTCCAGTGCCCTCTACATGTGCTGGCTGGACACATTGTCCAAAGACCTGCCTCCCATCCTCCTGGTGCGTGGCAACCACCAGAGTGTCCTCACCTTCTACTCCTAG